The Paenibacillus sp. FSL W8-0426 region GCTTCAATTTCAAAGCCCATTTCTTCGAGCGTAATAACGATGTCACGACGGCAGTTTTCGCCAAGATCCGTTGGAGCCAGATCGAAATAACCGCCTTGGTCGTTCAATTCGTTGGTTGGGTTACCTTTTTCATCGGTCTTGAACAAGAAAAACTCTGGCTCAGGCCCGACATTCATCGCTGTAAAGCCCATTTCTTCCGCATCCTTCAGGCTGCGTTTCAGAATGCCGCGCGGATCTCCAGGGAACGGCGTTCCGTCCGGCAAGTATACGTCGCAAATCATGCGAGCAACGCGGTTGTCGGCCACCCATGGGAAAATGAGCCAAGTATCGAGATCCGGATAGAGGTACATATCGGATTCCTCGATGCGCACATATCCTTCAATGGAAGAACCATCGAACATCATTTTGTTGTCCAAAGCCTTTGTCAGCTGGCTTACCGGAATTTCAACGTTTTTGATTGCACCGAGCAAGTCTGTAAACTGCAAACGAACAAACCGTACATTTTCTTCTTTTGCGATGCGGAGAATGTCTTCTTTAGTATAACTCACGATACTCTCTCCCTTTCTTCTCTGCTTATTTAGCTTGCATGTTATATTTGTACATTAGAAACCCGCATGGGTCAAGAAAAGGCTCAACCTATGACAGGAACATTTCCTATGACACGCGAGATTACGCAACATTATTTTTTGTTGAAAAATCGGGAAAGCTCTCCTTGAATAAGCGATACTTGTCCCGGTCTTTTTCCGGAAACCAGCTGTTGTTTCAACAAACGATGAAGCTGCGTATCCGATAGTTCCCTGCGTTTCACTTCCGTATCGGCCGTAATGACGGTTGCTTCCTCGGATTCCTTGGACACAGGGTTCATTACCTGTTTGATGCCCGCGATGTTTACTCCTTTTTCGATCAAAGCCTTGATTTCGAGCAAACGTTCAACGTCATTAAACGAAAACAAACGCTGATTGCCTGACGTTCTTGCCGGAACGATCAGATTATGCTGCTCATAATAACGAATCTGCCGTGCGGACAGGTCCGTCAGCTTCATAACGATGCCAATCGGGAATAAGGCCATATTTCTGCGAATTTCGTCGCCCATCACTCATCAACCTTCCAGTCATCTATTCTTCACCTTATTGTACATTTACTTGTTACAAAGTGTCAATAACGTGTTA contains the following coding sequences:
- a CDS encoding MerR family transcriptional regulator, which translates into the protein MGDEIRRNMALFPIGIVMKLTDLSARQIRYYEQHNLIVPARTSGNQRLFSFNDVERLLEIKALIEKGVNIAGIKQVMNPVSKESEEATVITADTEVKRRELSDTQLHRLLKQQLVSGKRPGQVSLIQGELSRFFNKK